From one Trifolium pratense cultivar HEN17-A07 linkage group LG1, ARS_RC_1.1, whole genome shotgun sequence genomic stretch:
- the LOC123888071 gene encoding uncharacterized protein LOC123888071: protein MTEENKFLYTPIPQFDGYYEHWAMLMENLIRSKELWSLIENGVTLTPANATVEQQQAAEANKLKDLKVKNYLFQSIERSIIETILIRETTKDIWDAMRRKYQGSTKVKRAHLQALRREFEVLEMKETETVNQYFARTLAIANRMLAQGETLQELQVVEKILRSMLARFNYVVCSIEESNDVTTMSIDALQSSLIVQESRMKRQVESGEEQALKVSNPGIGFGRGRGRGRGRQTKEFVECFKCHKFGQYQNECSELEDSGCSNHMIGHKEWFFDFDNNYRDSVKMGDDSRMAVMGKECIVINPMCLITAKQESIQLWHGRYGHLSYKRLNTLSKKQMVKGLPDFKKKGKGKSSWANGFKSKIDDKPESSKGGGFVKNQNKKKKSFDKSKPNSNTDTCLKEWCNSDYVGNLDDGKSTTGQENASAVSYACQGIWLKNVWSYLKLKPSGCTVIYWIIAPPSSFLRTLSCMEDVRGVTSLESSLRMEQLNLCTVEVMIS, encoded by the exons ATGACAGAAGAAAACAAGTTTCTATATACTCCAATACCCCAATTTGATGGTTATTACGAACATTGGGCCATGTTGATGGAAAATCTCATTCGATCGAAGGAGCTATGGTCATTGATTGAAAACGGAGTCACCTTGACACCGGCAAACGCCACCGTTGAACAACAACAAGCAGCTGAAGCCAACAAACTGAAAGATTTGAAGGTGAAGAATTATCTCTTTCAATCAATTGAAAGATCCATTATTGAAACGATTCTTATTCGTGAAACGACCAAAGATATTTGGGATGCGATGAGGAGAAAGTACCAAGGATCAACAAAGGTGAAACGTGCTCACTTGCAAGCACTGAGGCGTGAATTCGAGGTTCTTGAGATGAAAGAAACTGAAACTGTGAATCAATACTTCGCAAGAACATTGGCTATAGCAAATCGAATGTTAGCACAAGGTGAAACACTGCAAGAACTGCAAGTTGTTGAGAAGATCTTAAGATCAATGCTTGCAAGATTCAACTATGTTGTTTGCTCGATTGAGGAATCGAACGATGTAACTACTATGTCCATTGATGCTTTGCAAAGCAGTCTTATTGTGCAAGAAAGTAGAATGAAAAGGCAAGTTGAATCAGGAGAGGAACAAGCCTTGAAGGTATCAAATCCAGGCATAGGATTTGGGAGAGGAAGAGGTCGTGGCAGAGGAAGACAAACCAAAGAATTTGTAGAATGCTTCAAATGTCACAAATTTGGCCAATACCAAAATGAGTGCTCAGAATTGGAAG ATTCTGGCTGTAGCAATCATATGATAGGACATAAAGAATGGTTCTTTGATTTTGATAATAACTATAGAGATTCTGTCAAGATGGGTGATGATTCTAGAATGGCAGTTATGGGGAAAG AATGTATTGTGATCAATCCTATGTGCCTAATTACTGCAAAACAAGAGTCCATACAGTTATGGCATGGTAGATATGGTCACTTGAGTTACAAAAGGTTGAATACCTTGTCTAAGAAGCAAATGGTTAAGGGTCTACCAGATTTCAAGAAGAAAGGAAAGGGAAAGAGTAGCTGGGCAAATGGTTTTAAATCCAAGATAGATGATAAACCTGAATCTTCCAAAGGAGGAGGGTTTGTTAAgaatcaaaacaagaaaaagaagagcTTTGATAAGAGTAAG CCAAATTCCAACACTGATACGTGTCTTAAGGAATGGTGCAATTCTGATTATGTAGGAAATTTAGATGACGGGAAAAGCACAACTGGTCAAGAGAATGCATCTGCTGTTTCTTATGCTTGTCAAGGAATATGGTTGAAGAATGTGTGGAGTTACTTgaagctgaagccatcaggatGCACTGTGATCTACTGGATAATAGCTCCTCCATCAAGCTTTCTAAGAACCTTATCATGCATGGAAGATGTACGAGGTGTCACTTCCTTAGAGAGCTCACTAAGGATGGAACAATTGAACTTGTGTACTGTTGAAGTAATGATCAGCTAG